One Aster yellows witches'-broom phytoplasma AYWB DNA segment encodes these proteins:
- a CDS encoding 2-hydroxycarboxylate transporter family protein: protein MKKDKQIKIFGFHPLMFLFFVVVYALHLFAVKEWGIKKLYHPLLTPLFIIFILGYGLNFIGDSVPYLNKIGLGFLLCIFVPSYLVYRGWIPKDLADKCNENFFSTKTPNNHLGSDFANFFITCVIAGSILSVDRNLLKRSLSKFLPLTLIICLIAILNVGFVGYLFNYQKPEGFSTQGSFLDSIFYVAVPLTNGGTNLGINGFANGIYKEAFPQLDQKTIRTAIIVPLIMARCLSILFAGLMYVVFDKTKFSGKGKLEYKNNKLTPKPTEKKIPLEYKNIGMGLTMIFVLFSLSGLLNKLLWAYLESLVYFILFLILIRIFNLLSQENQSHISQAGQVISKNFTTPILAGLGMTVKWQQLMGGIKQIPVLTMVLTALLVVVLISFVLSKAFGFYPFETSLTAGLGALSVGGTGHLGIMSISKRDNLLPFIMIATRIIGPIIYTLAYFLFKFFYMS from the coding sequence ATGAAAAAAGACAAGCAAATAAAGATTTTTGGTTTTCACCCTTTAATGTTTCTTTTTTTTGTAGTTGTTTATGCTTTACATCTTTTTGCAGTTAAAGAATGGGGAATAAAAAAATTATATCACCCTCTTTTAACCCCTTTATTTATTATTTTTATCTTAGGATACGGGCTTAACTTTATTGGTGATAGTGTCCCTTATTTAAATAAAATAGGATTAGGATTTTTGCTTTGTATTTTTGTTCCTTCTTATTTGGTTTATAGAGGGTGGATACCGAAAGATTTAGCAGATAAATGTAATGAAAATTTTTTCAGTACCAAAACACCAAATAATCATTTAGGATCTGATTTTGCTAACTTTTTTATAACTTGTGTTATTGCTGGAAGTATTTTAAGTGTTGATAGAAATTTATTAAAAAGATCACTTTCTAAGTTTCTTCCTTTAACATTAATCATTTGTTTAATAGCTATTTTAAATGTTGGTTTTGTGGGGTATTTATTTAATTATCAAAAACCAGAAGGATTTAGCACTCAAGGTTCGTTTTTAGACTCTATTTTTTATGTAGCTGTTCCGTTAACAAATGGGGGAACCAATTTAGGTATTAATGGTTTTGCAAATGGCATTTATAAAGAAGCTTTTCCTCAATTAGATCAAAAAACTATTAGAACAGCAATTATAGTGCCTTTAATTATGGCTAGATGTTTAAGTATTTTATTTGCTGGCTTAATGTATGTTGTTTTTGATAAAACTAAATTTAGTGGCAAAGGAAAATTAGAATATAAAAATAATAAACTTACACCCAAACCAACAGAGAAAAAAATTCCTTTAGAATATAAAAATATCGGCATGGGTTTAACAATGATTTTTGTATTATTTAGTTTAAGTGGTCTTTTAAATAAATTATTATGGGCTTATTTAGAATCGTTAGTTTATTTTATTCTTTTCTTAATTTTGATTAGAATTTTTAATTTATTATCACAAGAAAATCAAAGTCATATTTCTCAAGCAGGACAAGTAATATCTAAAAATTTCACTACTCCTATTTTAGCAGGTTTAGGGATGACAGTTAAATGGCAACAATTAATGGGAGGAATAAAACAAATACCTGTTTTAACTATGGTTTTAACTGCTTTATTGGTAGTTGTTTTAATATCCTTTGTTCTTTCTAAAGCTTTTGGTTTTTATCCTTTTGAAACATCTCTTACAGCTGGTTTAGGTGCTTTAAGTGTAGGAGGAACCGGACATTTAGGAATAATGTCAATAAGTAAAAGAGACAATTTATTACCTTTCATTATGATTGCTACTAGAATTATTGGACCTATTATTTATACTTTGGCTTATTTCTTATTTAAGTTTTTTTATATGTCATAA
- a CDS encoding MATE family efflux transporter, which translates to MSAEKNHVPHFSKPTNQTPKSFKRPIWINLIILTFPIAIYLLFQQLSVSIDFYIIGNEPNSSTNLDKTISYMAQIKKILQSVAIALGGAGVILVAREYKKKNFTKAKQYATLAFLLAIISSLFFLLVLGLGVLLPAPFGDIFLNKSYRSQNGLTYYYLILITFVAITINAVFIGLERAKEKTRFVLILNICLIITRISISFAFKAIKQNQVNLIDLALSDLIANLLLTLVTFYCMFSSKNIFKLQLKNLVFSKRTVKTILKLAGTLIIAKSTYEIGKLIILDMMDNYFTKAQENLVDIFGFVMAVNGIFYAISNSFEDSQSAIVSQSVTFQSNSKTFKIFKNIVVITFIIGIIGVFINQFCGEQLLRVLKPEKDFTKKEITSFKEILNWEQTSLFFSVWTSLMMGYVVSYKKNANLIFVINLLRVVLRITILWFLHDILPQLNLDVSISDATQCGLSTFGSNIIVFFTTTYLFYSFLRQNKTNQIPRFKKNKNNALQTKTIN; encoded by the coding sequence ATGTCTGCTGAAAAAAATCATGTGCCACACTTTTCCAAACCCACCAACCAAACCCCTAAATCATTTAAAAGACCTATTTGGATCAATTTAATTATTCTTACTTTTCCCATTGCTATTTATTTGTTATTTCAACAATTATCTGTATCTATTGATTTTTATATTATCGGAAACGAACCCAATTCCAGCACCAATTTAGATAAAACCATTTCTTATATGGCACAAATTAAAAAAATTTTGCAAAGTGTTGCTATAGCTTTGGGTGGAGCGGGTGTTATTTTAGTAGCTAGAGAATATAAAAAAAAGAATTTTACCAAAGCCAAACAATATGCTACCCTAGCTTTTTTATTGGCAATTATTTCTTCCTTATTCTTTTTATTGGTTTTGGGTTTAGGTGTCCTTTTGCCAGCTCCATTTGGAGATATATTTTTAAATAAAAGTTATCGTAGCCAAAACGGACTTACATATTATTATCTTATTTTAATTACTTTTGTAGCTATTACTATCAATGCAGTTTTTATTGGATTGGAACGCGCCAAGGAAAAAACTAGATTTGTTTTAATCCTTAATATTTGCCTTATCATTACAAGAATTAGTATTTCTTTTGCTTTTAAAGCAATCAAACAAAACCAAGTTAATTTAATTGATTTAGCCCTATCTGATTTAATTGCTAATTTATTACTTACTTTGGTAACTTTTTATTGTATGTTTAGTTCTAAAAATATTTTTAAGTTGCAATTAAAAAACCTAGTCTTTTCTAAACGCACAGTAAAAACTATCCTTAAATTAGCAGGAACATTAATTATTGCCAAATCTACTTATGAAATTGGAAAACTCATTATTCTTGATATGATGGACAATTATTTTACCAAAGCTCAAGAAAACTTAGTAGATATTTTTGGATTTGTTATGGCGGTTAATGGTATTTTTTATGCTATTTCTAATTCTTTTGAAGATAGTCAATCTGCTATAGTATCTCAAAGTGTTACTTTTCAAAGTAATAGCAAAACTTTTAAAATCTTTAAAAATATTGTTGTAATTACTTTTATTATAGGAATTATTGGAGTATTTATAAATCAATTTTGTGGTGAACAATTATTGCGCGTCTTAAAACCCGAAAAAGATTTTACCAAAAAAGAAATAACATCCTTTAAAGAAATCCTCAATTGGGAACAAACTTCTTTGTTTTTTTCTGTATGGACTTCTTTAATGATGGGTTATGTCGTATCTTATAAAAAAAATGCTAATCTTATTTTTGTAATTAATCTTTTAAGAGTTGTTTTAAGGATAACTATTTTATGGTTTTTGCATGATATATTACCCCAATTAAATTTAGATGTTTCAATTTCTGATGCTACTCAATGTGGTTTAAGTACTTTTGGAAGCAATATTATTGTCTTTTTTACAACCACTTATTTATTTTACTCTTTTTTGCGCCAAAACAAAACCAACCAAATCCCACGTTTTAAGAAAAATAAAAATAATGCTTTACAAACCAAAACTATTAATTAA
- the pyk gene encoding pyruvate kinase — protein MNKTKIICTLGPASYEKNILQALIQTGLNVARFNFSHAQYEQTKLLMKTIKTISDKLDKHTGLMLDTKGPEIRTHKLDGLVTIQKDSEVRISMTEVLGNAKLFSVSYTNLYNELKVGDMINIDDGYLSLEVVGKDESKQQLVTKAKNTHSIKSRRGVNVPKVNLEMDFISPKDYQDIVFAAQQDFDYIAASFVRKSQDVQDIRKILQEQGNSNIQIISKIENQEGVDNLEEIIQESDGIMVARGDLGIEVDGELVPLYQTRIINKCLEYGKPVVVATQMLESMQRNPRPTKAETSDVFNAVKEGTTFTMLSGESASGEYPVEAVTYMKKINYQAEKVVNYQALSQVYQPKNFKENLLLSAVELAFRTFVKAIVVYDLEDAYNVSKFHPSVPVLALVKTEQEARRLLLNFGVFPFVSENKLQTKLEELTQKQISNCIVIKDGKIYFK, from the coding sequence ATGAACAAAACTAAAATAATTTGTACCTTAGGACCTGCTTCTTATGAAAAAAACATTTTACAAGCTTTAATTCAAACAGGTTTGAATGTAGCAAGATTTAATTTTTCTCACGCTCAATACGAACAAACTAAACTTTTAATGAAAACTATTAAAACTATTAGCGATAAATTAGACAAACATACAGGACTTATGTTAGATACCAAAGGGCCTGAAATTAGAACTCACAAATTGGATGGTTTAGTAACAATTCAAAAAGATTCTGAAGTAAGAATATCTATGACAGAAGTTTTAGGTAATGCTAAACTTTTTTCAGTTAGTTATACTAATTTATACAATGAATTAAAAGTTGGCGATATGATTAATATTGATGATGGATATTTATCTTTGGAAGTTGTAGGCAAAGATGAATCCAAACAACAATTAGTTACTAAAGCCAAAAATACTCACTCCATCAAATCTCGCAGAGGTGTAAATGTTCCTAAAGTTAATTTAGAAATGGACTTTATTTCTCCTAAAGATTATCAAGATATTGTTTTTGCTGCCCAACAAGATTTTGATTATATTGCTGCTTCATTTGTTAGAAAGTCTCAAGATGTCCAAGATATTAGAAAAATTTTACAAGAACAAGGAAATTCAAACATCCAAATTATTTCTAAAATAGAAAATCAAGAAGGTGTTGATAATTTAGAAGAAATCATTCAAGAATCAGACGGCATTATGGTTGCAAGAGGTGATTTAGGAATAGAAGTTGATGGTGAATTAGTACCGCTTTACCAAACGCGTATTATTAATAAATGTTTAGAATACGGTAAACCAGTTGTAGTAGCTACTCAAATGTTAGAATCCATGCAAAGAAACCCACGCCCAACCAAAGCCGAAACTTCTGATGTTTTTAATGCAGTTAAAGAAGGTACAACCTTTACTATGTTATCAGGCGAAAGTGCTTCAGGTGAATATCCTGTAGAAGCTGTAACTTATATGAAAAAAATTAACTATCAAGCTGAAAAAGTAGTTAATTATCAAGCTTTATCACAAGTATATCAACCTAAAAACTTCAAAGAAAATCTTTTATTAAGTGCTGTTGAATTGGCTTTTCGCACTTTTGTTAAAGCAATTGTTGTTTATGATTTAGAAGATGCTTATAATGTTTCTAAATTTCATCCATCCGTCCCTGTTTTGGCTTTAGTTAAAACTGAACAAGAAGCTCGTCGTTTATTATTAAATTTTGGTGTTTTTCCTTTTGTTTCTGAAAATAAATTACAAACCAAATTGGAAGAACTTACCCAAAAGCAAATTAGTAATTGTATTGTTATTAAAGATGGGAAGATTTATTTTAAATAA
- a CDS encoding glucose-6-phosphate isomerase, whose protein sequence is MLKLNLEGIYNFLDWRKHTQTYAPQIKSIHQKLHQDKQLKEKYLGWLELPLHFDFKEIEKMKQLKNFHPNLDVLVVIGIGGSYLGAKAGIEFLQTPFKKTKPEILFAGHQVSGNYLTNLLHFLKNKNWAINVISKSGTTLEPALAFRILKKEIEEKYGKQLAKNRIFVTTDSQKGVLLNLALKEGYQTFVIPDSVGGRFSVFTSVGILPFVFANLDVASMMKGALQSYHDTFQEDLLQNQAYKYALARYLFHTQQNKKMEILVSYEPNLLSFSEWWKQLFAESEGKEEKGLFVGATNNSTDLHSLGQFIQEGTKMLFETVLNVSSIKDDCVVPHILNELDNLNYVAGKTYSQINQKILQATRQAHIEGKVPNLEIVIPTLDAYHFGYLAYFFQKACAMSGLLLGINPFNQHGVEIYKQKMFALLKP, encoded by the coding sequence ATGTTGAAATTAAACCTTGAAGGGATTTATAATTTTTTAGATTGGCGCAAACATACCCAAACTTATGCCCCTCAAATTAAGTCCATACACCAAAAATTACATCAAGACAAACAACTAAAAGAAAAATATTTGGGTTGGTTAGAACTACCTTTACATTTTGATTTTAAAGAAATTGAAAAAATGAAACAACTAAAAAATTTCCACCCCAATTTAGATGTTTTAGTAGTAATTGGAATTGGAGGTTCTTATTTAGGAGCTAAAGCAGGAATTGAATTTTTGCAAACACCCTTTAAAAAAACTAAGCCAGAAATTCTTTTTGCAGGTCATCAAGTATCAGGCAATTACTTAACTAATTTGCTCCATTTTCTTAAAAACAAAAATTGGGCAATTAATGTTATTTCAAAATCAGGCACCACTTTGGAACCAGCACTTGCTTTTAGAATCTTGAAAAAAGAAATAGAAGAAAAATATGGCAAACAACTTGCCAAAAATCGTATTTTTGTAACTACCGACAGCCAAAAAGGCGTTTTGTTAAATTTAGCTCTTAAAGAAGGTTATCAAACATTTGTTATTCCTGATTCTGTGGGCGGAAGATTTAGTGTTTTTACAAGCGTAGGCATCCTTCCTTTTGTTTTTGCTAATTTAGATGTTGCCTCAATGATGAAAGGTGCTTTGCAATCTTATCACGATACTTTTCAAGAAGACCTTTTGCAAAATCAAGCCTATAAGTACGCTTTAGCAAGGTATTTATTCCATACCCAACAAAACAAAAAAATGGAAATATTGGTAAGTTACGAACCAAATCTCCTTTCTTTTTCTGAATGGTGGAAACAATTATTTGCTGAATCTGAGGGCAAAGAAGAAAAAGGGCTTTTTGTAGGAGCCACCAATAATTCTACTGATCTGCATTCCTTAGGGCAATTTATCCAAGAAGGCACCAAAATGCTTTTTGAAACAGTTTTAAATGTTTCATCAATAAAAGATGATTGTGTTGTTCCTCATATTCTAAATGAACTTGACAATCTTAATTATGTAGCTGGAAAAACTTATTCTCAAATTAATCAAAAAATTCTTCAAGCCACTAGACAAGCCCACATTGAAGGAAAAGTTCCTAATTTAGAAATTGTCATTCCTACTTTGGATGCCTATCATTTTGGATATTTAGCGTATTTTTTCCAAAAAGCTTGTGCAATGTCAGGTTTGTTGTTAGGAATTAACCCTTTTAATCAACACGGAGTAGAAATATACAAACAAAAAATGTTTGCTTTATTAAAACCATAA
- the eno gene encoding phosphopyruvate hydratase has protein sequence MPYIESILAREVLDSRGNPTVEVEVYTESGAFGKAIVPSGASTGQHESVELRDCDAKRFLGKGVLQAVKNVTEVIQPELEGYSVLEQTLIDKLLIKVDGTPNKSNLGANAILGVSLACAKAAANYLNLEFYQYVGGVWPKQMPVPMMNVINGGAHASNSVDFQEFMILPIGAPSFKEALRYGAEVFHHLGKILKQKGLPTTVGDEGGYAPDLNSNEEALQIILEAIKSAGYEPGKDIFLGMDVAASEFYDKKIQKYVLASENNKSFSSKELVHYYETLVAKYPIISIEDGLDENDWDGWKYLTQKLGNQIQLVGDDLFVTNTQKLAKGIENKIGNSILIKLNQIGTLTETLETIEMAKKASYTAVISHRSGETEDTTIADLAVATNSGQIKTGSCSRTDRIAKYNQLLRIEDQLVEAPFLGLKTFYNLKK, from the coding sequence ATGCCATATATTGAAAGCATTTTAGCACGCGAAGTGCTAGATTCAAGAGGAAACCCTACAGTAGAAGTGGAAGTTTATACAGAATCAGGAGCGTTTGGAAAAGCTATTGTTCCTTCAGGAGCTTCTACCGGACAACACGAATCAGTTGAACTAAGAGACTGTGATGCCAAAAGATTTTTAGGTAAAGGTGTTTTGCAAGCTGTTAAAAACGTTACTGAAGTTATTCAACCAGAATTAGAAGGTTATTCTGTCTTAGAACAAACTTTAATTGATAAATTATTAATTAAAGTTGACGGAACTCCCAACAAATCTAATTTAGGTGCTAACGCTATTTTAGGTGTTTCTTTGGCTTGTGCTAAAGCTGCAGCTAACTACTTAAATCTTGAGTTTTATCAATATGTAGGAGGCGTTTGGCCTAAACAAATGCCAGTTCCTATGATGAATGTTATCAACGGCGGAGCTCACGCTTCTAACAGTGTTGATTTTCAAGAGTTTATGATTTTACCAATTGGAGCACCATCTTTTAAAGAAGCTTTACGTTACGGGGCTGAAGTTTTTCACCATTTAGGAAAAATCTTAAAACAAAAAGGGCTTCCAACTACAGTAGGAGACGAAGGTGGATATGCACCTGACCTTAATTCTAACGAAGAAGCCTTACAAATCATTTTGGAAGCTATCAAAAGTGCAGGATACGAGCCAGGAAAAGATATTTTTTTAGGAATGGACGTTGCAGCTTCCGAGTTTTATGATAAAAAAATTCAAAAATACGTTCTTGCATCTGAAAATAATAAATCTTTTAGTAGCAAAGAATTAGTTCATTATTACGAAACTTTAGTTGCTAAATATCCAATTATTTCAATCGAAGACGGACTTGATGAAAATGATTGGGATGGATGGAAATACTTAACCCAAAAATTAGGTAACCAAATTCAATTAGTAGGAGACGACCTATTTGTTACTAACACCCAAAAATTAGCTAAAGGAATTGAAAACAAAATAGGAAACTCTATTTTAATTAAATTAAATCAAATAGGAACTCTAACAGAAACCCTAGAAACAATTGAAATGGCAAAAAAAGCTTCTTACACCGCTGTTATTTCTCACCGTAGTGGCGAAACTGAAGACACAACTATTGCTGATTTAGCTGTTGCTACTAATTCGGGTCAAATTAAAACTGGTTCTTGTTCGCGTACTGATCGTATTGCAAAATACAATCAATTATTAAGAATTGAAGACCAATTAGTAGAAGCTCCCTTTTTAGGATTAAAAACTTTTTATAATTTGAAAAAATAA
- the gpmI gene encoding 2,3-bisphosphoglycerate-independent phosphoglycerate mutase, which yields MTKKFVGLIILDGLGLTDQKENNAFHLAKTPYLDYLLKNFPNTTLKASGEEVGLPQGQMGNSEVGHLNLGAGRVVYQSLTQINKAIRDKTFFTNKQFLQAIEHVKKNNSKIHLLGLISDGGIHSHLDHFKALFDLLKENNLANNTFLHAFTDGRDTGTHSGINYIKNLLDYGFNIASVAGRYYALDRDNNWDRINLVYNMLTSKQAPVITLSLEKTMQNFYNQGITDEFITPFITDPNGLIDDNDAVIFVNFRPDRAMRLATALSNPCATNAFCSEGKTNFCGNKLVNNLFLVTMTQYNVQVKSVVAFEKKTLKNIYGEVIANLGMHQLRISETEKYPHVTFFFDGGKELQLKNADRILIPSPKVKTYDLKPEMSALEITNAAKTAIFSRKYDTLILNFANPDMVGHTGFLDATIKAVQTVDSCLKEVLNAIFAVKGKACIVADHGNAEKMKDNQGNPHTAHTTNLVPFIVTDKNVVLKPGSLCDVAPTMLDLLEIKKPQEMTGNSLIKKLV from the coding sequence ATGACTAAAAAATTTGTAGGATTAATTATTTTAGATGGCTTAGGCTTAACCGACCAAAAAGAAAATAACGCTTTTCATTTGGCAAAAACTCCCTATCTAGATTATCTTTTAAAAAACTTTCCCAACACCACTCTTAAAGCCTCAGGTGAAGAAGTGGGCCTTCCCCAGGGTCAAATGGGAAATAGTGAAGTAGGACACCTTAATTTAGGAGCAGGAAGAGTTGTTTATCAATCACTTACTCAAATTAATAAAGCTATTCGTGATAAAACTTTTTTTACTAACAAACAATTTCTCCAAGCCATCGAACATGTTAAAAAAAATAACAGTAAAATTCATCTTTTAGGGCTTATCTCTGATGGAGGAATTCATTCTCATTTAGATCATTTTAAAGCTTTATTTGATTTATTAAAAGAAAATAACTTAGCAAACAACACCTTTTTACACGCTTTTACTGATGGAAGAGACACAGGCACTCATTCAGGCATTAATTACATTAAAAACCTTCTTGATTACGGCTTTAATATTGCTTCTGTTGCTGGTAGATATTATGCTCTTGACCGTGATAATAATTGGGACCGCATCAATTTAGTCTATAATATGCTTACATCCAAACAAGCCCCTGTTATTACCTTGTCATTAGAAAAAACTATGCAAAATTTTTATAATCAAGGAATTACAGATGAATTTATTACTCCTTTCATTACTGATCCAAATGGTTTAATTGATGATAATGATGCAGTTATTTTTGTTAATTTTCGTCCTGACCGCGCTATGCGTCTTGCAACTGCTCTATCTAATCCTTGTGCCACTAATGCTTTTTGTTCTGAGGGCAAAACCAATTTTTGCGGTAATAAATTAGTAAATAATCTTTTTTTGGTAACAATGACTCAATACAACGTTCAAGTTAAAAGTGTAGTTGCTTTTGAAAAAAAAACTTTAAAAAATATTTATGGTGAAGTAATTGCCAATTTAGGAATGCACCAACTAAGAATTTCGGAAACTGAAAAATATCCTCATGTAACTTTTTTCTTTGATGGTGGCAAGGAACTACAATTAAAAAATGCAGATAGAATCTTAATTCCTTCTCCCAAAGTAAAAACTTATGATCTTAAACCCGAAATGAGTGCTTTAGAAATTACCAACGCTGCTAAAACTGCTATTTTTTCTCGTAAATACGATACTTTAATTCTTAATTTTGCAAATCCTGATATGGTAGGACATACTGGTTTTTTAGATGCTACTATTAAAGCGGTTCAAACAGTAGACAGTTGTCTTAAAGAAGTTCTAAACGCTATTTTTGCAGTTAAAGGCAAAGCTTGTATTGTAGCAGATCATGGAAATGCCGAAAAAATGAAAGATAACCAAGGGAATCCACACACAGCTCATACTACTAATTTAGTTCCTTTCATTGTTACAGATAAAAATGTTGTCTTAAAACCAGGGTCTTTATGTGATGTTGCGCCCACAATGCTAGATTTATTGGAAATTAAAAAACCTCAAGAAATGACAGGAAATAGTTTAATTAAAAAACTAGTTTGA
- a CDS encoding ATP-dependent 6-phosphofructokinase: MKNKNQKTKENKKIAVLTSGGDAPGMNAAIRALVFESSKQGFEVFGVKDGYLGLFNNQIELLNPQTFPRVLNVSGTFLGTARFLDFPNNLDVRKQCAKNLKTLGIDKLVVIGGDGSYKGASKLNELGIKCVGLPATIDNDIYTTDFTIGFSTALNNIVDAIEKLRDTSVSHKRCSIIEVMGRNKGDLALFGGLAAGVDVIVTRENLLSQQTICQKIKDLRQANKRHAIVVVTEHIFDVLSLAKEVENYSGFETRAQVLGHIQRGGKPTAEDLLLAFRMGSYAVSLLQKNIFNCAVGTCGLNLHYTTFGDLFEKTYEKNELFNVVSKLL, from the coding sequence ATGAAAAATAAAAACCAAAAAACAAAAGAAAACAAAAAAATTGCTGTGTTAACTTCAGGTGGCGATGCTCCTGGAATGAATGCAGCTATTCGTGCTTTAGTTTTTGAAAGTTCAAAACAAGGATTTGAAGTTTTCGGCGTGAAAGATGGTTATTTAGGGCTTTTTAATAACCAAATTGAACTCCTAAATCCTCAAACATTTCCTCGCGTTCTTAACGTATCAGGTACTTTTTTGGGAACTGCGCGTTTTTTAGATTTTCCAAATAATTTAGATGTGCGCAAACAATGTGCAAAAAATTTAAAAACTTTAGGAATTGATAAATTAGTTGTAATTGGTGGTGATGGCTCTTATAAAGGAGCATCCAAATTGAACGAACTTGGCATCAAATGCGTAGGACTGCCAGCAACTATTGACAATGATATTTACACCACTGATTTTACTATTGGATTTAGCACTGCCCTCAATAATATTGTAGATGCCATCGAAAAATTGCGCGATACTTCTGTTTCTCACAAACGATGCAGTATTATTGAAGTTATGGGTCGCAACAAAGGAGATTTGGCTTTATTTGGTGGGCTTGCTGCAGGAGTAGACGTTATTGTTACTCGCGAAAATCTTTTATCCCAACAAACTATTTGCCAAAAAATTAAAGATTTGCGCCAAGCAAACAAAAGACATGCTATTGTAGTTGTCACTGAACACATTTTTGATGTTTTAAGTTTAGCCAAAGAGGTAGAAAATTACAGTGGTTTTGAAACTAGAGCCCAAGTTTTAGGACACATTCAAAGAGGTGGTAAACCAACTGCAGAAGACTTATTACTTGCTTTTAGAATGGGAAGTTATGCCGTTTCTTTATTGCAAAAAAACATTTTTAATTGTGCTGTTGGCACTTGTGGACTTAATTTGCATTACACTACTTTTGGTGATCTTTTTGAAAAAACTTATGAAAAAAATGAATTATTTAATGTGGTATCTAAATTGTTGTAA